A single Glycine soja cultivar W05 chromosome 14, ASM419377v2, whole genome shotgun sequence DNA region contains:
- the LOC114383131 gene encoding UDP-glycosyltransferase 87A1-like isoform X1: MGPLIIGVNIPQVPPNLQPQVHTLVSMDDPIEVPPTTASHVVAMPYPGRGHVNPMMSLCKLLLSKNSDILVTFVVTEEWLGFIGSDPKPDNIRFATIPNVIPSEHGRANDFVTFVEAVMTKMEAPFEDLLNRLLPPPTVIIYDTYLFWVVRLANKRSIPVASFWPMSASFFAVLKHYHLLEQNGHYPVNVSEDGEKRVDYIPGNSSIRLADFPLNDGSWRNRRLLELSLNAIPWMQKSQYLLFPSIYELEPRAIDALKSEFSIPIYTVGPAIPSFGNSLIDDIGYFQWLDNQPSGSVLYISQGSFLSFSNEQIDEIAAGVRESGVRFLWVQPGESDKLKEMCGDRGLVLAWCDQLRVLQHHSIGGFWSHCGWNSTREGVFSGVPFLAFPILMDQPLNGKLIVEEWKVGWRVKKEVKKDTLITKDEIANLIKRFMHLGGDEVRDMRKRSRELKQICHRAIASGGSSESNINAFLLHILQGAKPH; the protein is encoded by the exons ATGGGACCTTTAATAATAGGTGTTAACATACCTCAAGTTCCACCAAATTTACAACCTCAAGTTCACACCCTTGTCTCTATGGATGATCCAATTGAAGTTCCACCAACCACCGCCAGCCACGTGGTGGCGATGCCATACCCAGGGCGAGGCCACGTTAACCCCATGATGAGCCTCTGCAAGCTGCTCCTATCCAAAAACTCCGACATCCTCGTAACCTTCGTGGTCACCGAGGAATGGCTCGGCTTCATCGGCTCCGACCCCAAACCCGACAACATCCGATTCGCCACAATCCCAAACGTTATTCCCTCCGAACACGGTCGAGCCAACGACTTCGTCACCTTCGTCGAAGCCGTTATGACCAAAATGGAAGCTCCCTTTGAAGACTTACTCAACCGGCTTTTGCCGCCGCCAACAGTGATCATATACGACACTTACCTCTTCTGGGTGGTTCGCCTTGCAAATAAGAGAAGCATTCCCGTGGCGTCGTTTTGGCCGATGTCGGCGTCGTTTTTCGCTGTGCTCAAACACTACCATCTTCTCGAGCAAAATGGTCACTACCCTGTAAACGTATCAG AAGACGGTGAGAAACGTGTGGATTATATTCCGGGGAACTCGTCAATTCGTCTGGCAGATTTTCCACTTAATGATGGAAGTTGGCGCAACCGAAGATTGTTGGAATTGTCCTTGAATGCTATACCATGGATGCAGAAATCGCAATATCTGTTATTTCCTTCCATATACGAGCTTGAGCCTCGAGCTATTGATGCTTTGAAATCAGAGTTCTCTATACCCATTTACACTGTTGGCCCTGCCATACCTTCTTTTGGTAATAGCCTCATTGATGACATTGGCTACTTCCAATGGCTTGACAACCAACCCTCTGGCTCTGTATTGTACATCTCTCAAGGGAGTTTTCTTTCGTTTTCCAATGAACAAATTGATGAAATTGCGGCCGGTGTTCGCGAAAGTGGCGTTCGATTCTTGTGGGTGCAGCCCGGAGAGAGTGATAAGTTGAAAGAGATGTGTGGGGATAGGGGACTTGTTTTGGCATGGTGTGATCAATTGAGAGTGTTGCAGCATCATTCTATTGGGGGTTTTTGGTCTCATTGTGGCTGGAATTCCACCAGAGAAGGTGTTTTTAGTGGTGTTCCTTTTTTGGCCTTTCCAATATTAATGGACCAACCACTAAACGGTAAGTTGATAGTAGAGGAATGGAAGGTGGGGTGGAGGGTGAAGAAGGAGGTGAAAAAGGACActttgataacaaaagatgaaatTGCTAATCTTATTAAGAGGTTTATGCATTTGGGTGGGGATGAAGTGAGAGATATGAGGAAAAGAAGCAGAGAGCTGAAGCAGATATGTCACCGTGCAATTGCAAGTGGTGGATCATCAGAATCCAATATCAATGCTTTTCTTTTGCATATATTACAGGGTGCCAAGCCTCATTAA
- the LOC114383131 gene encoding UDP-glycosyltransferase 87A1-like isoform X2, whose product MGPLIIGVNIPQVPPNLQPQVHTLVSMDDPIEVPPTTASHVVAMPYPGRGHVNPMMSLCKLLLSKNSDILVTFVVTEEWLGFIGSDPKPDNIRFATIPNVIPSEHGRANDFVTFVEAVMTKMEAPFEDLLNRLLPPPTVIIYDTYLFWVVRLANKRSIPVASFWPMSASFFAVLKHYHLLEQNGHYPVNVSDGEKRVDYIPGNSSIRLADFPLNDGSWRNRRLLELSLNAIPWMQKSQYLLFPSIYELEPRAIDALKSEFSIPIYTVGPAIPSFGNSLIDDIGYFQWLDNQPSGSVLYISQGSFLSFSNEQIDEIAAGVRESGVRFLWVQPGESDKLKEMCGDRGLVLAWCDQLRVLQHHSIGGFWSHCGWNSTREGVFSGVPFLAFPILMDQPLNGKLIVEEWKVGWRVKKEVKKDTLITKDEIANLIKRFMHLGGDEVRDMRKRSRELKQICHRAIASGGSSESNINAFLLHILQGAKPH is encoded by the exons ATGGGACCTTTAATAATAGGTGTTAACATACCTCAAGTTCCACCAAATTTACAACCTCAAGTTCACACCCTTGTCTCTATGGATGATCCAATTGAAGTTCCACCAACCACCGCCAGCCACGTGGTGGCGATGCCATACCCAGGGCGAGGCCACGTTAACCCCATGATGAGCCTCTGCAAGCTGCTCCTATCCAAAAACTCCGACATCCTCGTAACCTTCGTGGTCACCGAGGAATGGCTCGGCTTCATCGGCTCCGACCCCAAACCCGACAACATCCGATTCGCCACAATCCCAAACGTTATTCCCTCCGAACACGGTCGAGCCAACGACTTCGTCACCTTCGTCGAAGCCGTTATGACCAAAATGGAAGCTCCCTTTGAAGACTTACTCAACCGGCTTTTGCCGCCGCCAACAGTGATCATATACGACACTTACCTCTTCTGGGTGGTTCGCCTTGCAAATAAGAGAAGCATTCCCGTGGCGTCGTTTTGGCCGATGTCGGCGTCGTTTTTCGCTGTGCTCAAACACTACCATCTTCTCGAGCAAAATGGTCACTACCCTGTAAACGTATCAG ACGGTGAGAAACGTGTGGATTATATTCCGGGGAACTCGTCAATTCGTCTGGCAGATTTTCCACTTAATGATGGAAGTTGGCGCAACCGAAGATTGTTGGAATTGTCCTTGAATGCTATACCATGGATGCAGAAATCGCAATATCTGTTATTTCCTTCCATATACGAGCTTGAGCCTCGAGCTATTGATGCTTTGAAATCAGAGTTCTCTATACCCATTTACACTGTTGGCCCTGCCATACCTTCTTTTGGTAATAGCCTCATTGATGACATTGGCTACTTCCAATGGCTTGACAACCAACCCTCTGGCTCTGTATTGTACATCTCTCAAGGGAGTTTTCTTTCGTTTTCCAATGAACAAATTGATGAAATTGCGGCCGGTGTTCGCGAAAGTGGCGTTCGATTCTTGTGGGTGCAGCCCGGAGAGAGTGATAAGTTGAAAGAGATGTGTGGGGATAGGGGACTTGTTTTGGCATGGTGTGATCAATTGAGAGTGTTGCAGCATCATTCTATTGGGGGTTTTTGGTCTCATTGTGGCTGGAATTCCACCAGAGAAGGTGTTTTTAGTGGTGTTCCTTTTTTGGCCTTTCCAATATTAATGGACCAACCACTAAACGGTAAGTTGATAGTAGAGGAATGGAAGGTGGGGTGGAGGGTGAAGAAGGAGGTGAAAAAGGACActttgataacaaaagatgaaatTGCTAATCTTATTAAGAGGTTTATGCATTTGGGTGGGGATGAAGTGAGAGATATGAGGAAAAGAAGCAGAGAGCTGAAGCAGATATGTCACCGTGCAATTGCAAGTGGTGGATCATCAGAATCCAATATCAATGCTTTTCTTTTGCATATATTACAGGGTGCCAAGCCTCATTAA